Sequence from the Gordonia crocea genome:
GGCGACCTACGACCTCGACGGCCGCGAATGGGCCGAGCGCCTCGCGCGCCATCGGCTGCCCGCCGAAGCCGTCGTCGTGCCGCGCAGCCCCGACCAACAGCTCATGCTGATCTTCACCTCGGGTACCACCGGCGAACCGAAAGCGGTGCGGTGCAGCCACCGCAAGTTCGCGGCCCCGGCGGTGATGTTGGCGCAACGTTTCGGGTTGGGCCCCACCGACGTCGTCTATCTGTCGATGCCGCTGTTCCACTCCAACGCGACGATCGCCGGCTGGGCGGTCGCCCTGGCGGCCGGCGCCTCGATCGCGCTGCGCCCGTCGTTCTCCGCGCGCGGGTTCATCGACGACCTGCACCGCTACCGGGTGACCTACGCGAACTATGTCGGCACCCCGCTGCACTACGTACTGGCGGTCCCGCCGGATCCGCGCGACGCCCAGGTGGCGCTGCGGATCATGTACGGCAACGAGGCGACTGCGGCCGACCGCGCCGCATTCGCCGAGCGGTTCGGCGCCACCGTGGTCGACGGGTTCGGCTCCACCGAGGGGGGAGTCTCCATCTCCCGGACGCCGGACACCCCTGCCGACGCACTGGGTCCGTTGATTGCGCCGGTCGCCGTCGTCGACCCGAAGTCGTTGGCGCCCATGCCAGTCGGCGAGGTCGGCGAGATCGTGAACACGTCCGGCCCCGGCTTGTTCGACGGCTACTACCACGACGACGAGGCCACGGTGCAGCGGATCCGCGGTGGGATGTACCGCACCGGCGATCTCGGTTGGGTGGGCGAGGACGGCTATGTGCGATTCGCCGGCCGCCTGGGCGACTGGGCCCGCGTCGACGGGGAGAACATCGGCACGGCGCCGATCGAGGCCATCTTGCTGCGCCACCCGGCGATCCGCCGGGCGGCGGTCTACGGGGTGCCGGTGGAGATCGGCGACGAACTGTGGGCGGCCCTCGTGGCCCCCGGCCTGACGGCGCAGGAGTTCTCCGATTTCCTTGCCGCACAACCAGACCTGGGCCCCAAGCAGTGGCCGTCACAGGTCCGGATCGTCGACGCGTTGCCGCAGACGGCCACGTTCAAGACGGTGCGCGCGGCGCTGCGCGACGCCGGTTTCGGGCCCGACTGGTCCCGGTGCGCCGATGACGGCCGCTACCGCCCCTCTCCGCCGACTGGGCCCTAATCCCCGCCGACTGGGCCCTAATCCCCGCCGACTGGGCCCTACTTCCCGTCGACTGGGCCCTACTTCCCGTCGACTGGGCCCTCGCCGGTGCGCCACCGGGCAATCCGCGCCTCATGCTCGGGGTCGAGATGGGCCAGCGGTTGCATCGCCGCGGCCATACCGAGCACCGACTCCAGCGAACCCGCCTGCGACTCCTGCAGCAACCGCTTGGCCATCCGCAGCGCCTCCCCGGGGTTCTTCGCGATCCGCTCGGCGAGCCGGTCGGCCTCGGCGAGCAGCGTCTCATGCCCCACGACCTTGCTGACCAACCCCCAGGACAGTGCGGTTGCGGCATCGATCCGGTCGCCGGTGAACGTCATCTCCGCGGCGCGTTCCCAACCGATCGCCCGCGGCAGGAACCAGGTGCCGCCATCCCCCGGGATCAGGCCCAACGAGACGAAACTCTCCGCGAAAGTCGCCCTCTCCGAAGCGATTCGGATATATCGCACATCATCGCCAGATCGAGCCCGGCGCCGATCGCGGCTCCGTTCACCGCCGCGATGATCGGCACCTCGAGGCGTCGCAGGGCCCGTGGGATGCGCTGGATTCCGGCGACGTAGGCGCGCCGCTTGGCCCGCTCGTCGACGCCGAACATGCCCTGCCGGTCGGCCATCTCCTTGACGTTGCCGCCGGCGGAGAAGATCTTGCCCTCACCGGTGAGGATCACCGCCCGCACGCGCGTGTCCGCGTTGGCCTCGTCGACCGCGCGCTCGAGTGCCTCGATGACGTCGAGCCCGGTGATCGCATTCCCCACGTCCGGACGGTTGATCGTCCAGATCTGGATGTGATCGGCCGTCGCAATCTTCAGCGGGGTGGTCATGGCGCCTACTCGGCCGCCAGATCCACCGGCCGGGGCAGCGTGTAGGTCACCCCGGTCATCACCTCGGACTGCTCCCAGAGGCGACGCCACAAACCCTGGTCCTGCGACAGCTTCGACGACGGCGCCGAGCGCACCGGTCCGCGCGACTGGCCGATCCCGCCCGTCGGACCCCAGTACTTGTGCGGATCGGCGTCGGGTTCGGTCGCCCCGAAGAGGATCGACTCGACGGCCCGGCTCGGCTTGTGGCCCCACACCGACGCGAAGGTCTTGCCGACGAGGTCGACCGGCGTCTCGGTCTTGGTGAACAGATCGGTGCCCGACACCCCGGGATGCACGGCATAGGAGCGCAGCGGCGAGCCGACCTCGTCGAGGCGGCGCTGCAACTCCCGCGCGAACATGAGGTTGGCCAGCTTCGCCTGCGCGTAGGCCAGGTTGCGCTGGTACCGGCGGTGCTCGTAATTGAGGTCGTCGATCCACAGCTTCGGGGTCTGCCGGTGCGCGATGCTCGCGACGGTGACCACCCGGTCGCCGATCTTGTCCAGCAGGAGCCCGGTCAACGCGAAGTGGCCGAGGTGGTTGACGCCGAACTGCATCTCAAAACCGTCGGCGGTCCGCTTCAGCGGCAGGTTCATCAGCCCCGCGTTGTTGATCAACACGTCGAGTTCGCCCACCCGCGCGGCGAAGTCCCGCACCGACGCGAGATTGGCCAGGTCGAGCGGCTTGACCCGCACGTCACCGGAAATGCCTTCGGCGATCAACTCGGCCTTCGCGGTGTCGCGACAGGCCATCACGACGGTGGCGCCGCGCTCGGCGAGGACACGGGTGGCCATCTCCCCCAAACCACCGTTCGCCCCGGTAATCACGACGGTCCGTCCCGTCTGATCCCCGATCTGTTCAATCGACCAAGCCATGGTCATCCCCTTTCGTAGTGCGCCGGCGGAGGTTTCCGCGGCGACCCATAGGGGTTCATTCGACCACAAAGACGAGGCCGACGGGGCTATTGCTGACCGGGCGTTACAGCGTGGCGTTCATCCGCGCGACAGCGGCTTCGTACCCCTCCACCAGGTCGGCGACCAGCTCGGCGACCGGCGTGATGGCGTTCATCCGCCCGACGATCTGACCGGCCGGCATCGCGATGACCTCGGGGTCGTCGGACGACGAGATGCGCGCGTGCGCCTCACCGACGAGCAGGTTCTGCAACGGCATCGGCAGCGGCTCCGGCGCATTGGGGGCATCCCAGGCGTCGGTCCACTTGGTCTTGAGCAGCCGGGCGGGCTTGCCGGAGTAGATGCGCCGGCGCACGGTGTCCCGCGAGGTCGCCTTGAGCAGCGCCTCCTGCACCGTCGACGGACCGTCTCCCGACGCGCCGAGCTTGTATTCCGCCGCGGTCAACCAGTAGGTGCCCATCCAGACACCTTGGGCGCCAAGGGCGATCGCGGCCGCGATCTGGCGACCGTCGCCGACGCCGCCGGCGGCGAGTACCGGCGCGGTGTCGCCCATCGCATCGACGATCTCGGGCCACAGCACCATGGAGGTCACCTCGCCGGTGTGCCCACCGCCCTCGTATCCCTGCGCAATGACGATGTCGACGCCGGCCTGCACGTGGTGCTGGGCATGTTCTTTGGCCCCGGCCAGGGCCGCGACGGCCACACCGTTGCGGTGGGCAAGGTCGATCACGTCGTCGGGCGGGGAGCCCAGCGCGTTGGCGATCAGTTTGATCTGTCCGTACTTGCGGGCGTGCTCCATGGCCACGTCGACGTGGCTGCGGGCGACCGAATGCAGCCAACCGAGCACCCCGGTGTTGACGCGGCTGCCGTCGGGCAGCGGCGGGACGCCGAGGTCGTCGAGGACACGCTCGACGAAGGCCCGGTGCTCCGGCGGGATCATCGCGTCGAGGTCGACCTTGGATCCCTCGGTCGGGATCTTGGCGGGCATCACGACGTCGACGCCGAAGGGCTTGCCCTCGGTGAGCTCGTGCATGCGCTCGAGCACGGCGTCGAGTTCCTCGGCCTCGTTGAAGCGCACACAGCCGAGGACGCCGAGACCGCCGGCGCGACTGATGGCGGCGGCGACATCCTCACTCGGGGTGAACCCGAAGATCGGGTACTCGATGCCGAACCGCTCGCTGAGCTGGGTTTTCATACTGTTTCCTGACGTCGTGGAAGATCGGGGGCTATTCGGTCTCGTCGGCGGGCGCGGCCTCGGTGACCGACACCGCCCACCGGTAGTCGGGCTTGCCGGCGGGGGAACGCTTGAGTTCGTCGACGAACCACACCGCACGGGGCACCTTGTACCCGGCCAGCTCGGCCCGGGCGGCGGCGCCGAGCTCGGCCAACGGCGGTCGGGCTCCGTCGCGGGCCTGCACGACGGCGGCCACCCGCTGGCCGAACCGCTCGTCGGGGATGCCGACGACGGAGACGTCGAAGACGTCCGGATGGGCCTTGAGCGCGGCCTCGACCTCTTCGGGGAAAACCTTCTCGCCGCCGGTGTTGATCGACACCGAGCCGCGGCCGAGCATGGTGATCGTGCCGTCGGCCTCCAACGTGGCGAAGTCGCCGGGCAGCGAGTAACGCACACCGCCGTAGGTGACGAAGGTCTTCGCCGACTTCTCCGGATCGTTGTGATAGCGCAGCGGTACGTGTCCCGAGCGGGCCAGCACGCCCACTTCCCCGCTGCCCGCAGTGACCGGCGTCCCATCCTCGCGCAGCACGTGGGTCTCGGGATCGGCCTTGACCTGGGGCGCGCCGACATGGCTCTCGCCCTTCACCGCGACGCTCATCCCGCCGAAACCGGTCTCTGACGAGCCGATGGCGTCGACGACGACGGTGTTGGGGAAGGCCGCGACGTACCGGTCTTTGATCGTCGGGGAGAACAAGGCCGCCGACGAGGCCACCGAAACGAGGGTGGACGTGTCGAATTCGCCGTTCTCGTAGGCCTCGATCATCGGCCGCCCCATCGCATCACCGGTGATGAAGACGACGTTGACGCCGTGGCGCTCGACGATCCGCCAGGCCTCCTGCGCATCGAAGTCGGGGTACACGACGGCCTTGCCGCCGGCGAACAGCGACTGGAAGATGGCCCATTGCGACCCGCCGTGGATGAAGGGCGGGATCGGGAAGCGGACGAGCTGACCGCCTTCGGCACCCAGCTTGGCCAGTTGCCACTCGTCGGAGACGGGTTCGCCGGAGTACCAGTCGATGCCGCCGCCGAGGACGCGCCACACGTCTTCCTGCCGCCACACGACGCCCTTGGGCTTCCCGGTGGTGCCGCCGGTGTAGAGCATGTAGAGGTCGTCGTCGGTGCGCAGCGAGAAGTCCCGCTCCGGCGACGCCTGCTGCAGGGCCGCCTCGTAGTCGAGGACTGCCACACCGTCCACCTGGGCGGGGGCGTCCCCGCCGTCCCCGCCATCCCCGGCGTCGCCGACGACGATCCGGTGGGTGATCGCGGTGTCCCAATTCTGCAACGTGTTGCACACCCGGTCGTCGTAGCGGCCCTCATGGATGAGCACCTTCATCCCGGAGTCGGTGAAGATGTGGGAGAGCTCGGCCTCGACGTAGCGGTAGTTCACGTTGGCCATCACCGCCCGCGCCTTGAAGATGGCGAGCATCGACTCGACCGCTTCGATCGTGTTTCTGCTGTACAAACCAACCGAGTCGCCGGGCTCGACACCGGCGTCGATGAGTGCGTGCGCGAGCCGGTTAGCCCGCTCCTCGAGCTCGGCGTACGTCCGCGAACGCCCTCCGGATTCGAGGGCAACGCGTTCGG
This genomic interval carries:
- a CDS encoding NAD(P)H-dependent flavin oxidoreductase, with the protein product MKTQLSERFGIEYPIFGFTPSEDVAAAISRAGGLGVLGCVRFNEAEELDAVLERMHELTEGKPFGVDVVMPAKIPTEGSKVDLDAMIPPEHRAFVERVLDDLGVPPLPDGSRVNTGVLGWLHSVARSHVDVAMEHARKYGQIKLIANALGSPPDDVIDLAHRNGVAVAALAGAKEHAQHHVQAGVDIVIAQGYEGGGHTGEVTSMVLWPEIVDAMGDTAPVLAAGGVGDGRQIAAAIALGAQGVWMGTYWLTAAEYKLGASGDGPSTVQEALLKATSRDTVRRRIYSGKPARLLKTKWTDAWDAPNAPEPLPMPLQNLLVGEAHARISSSDDPEVIAMPAGQIVGRMNAITPVAELVADLVEGYEAAVARMNATL
- a CDS encoding AMP-binding protein, with product MSTVTDARSLSELLAPLTAVTDRGLRCGDAQVSWRDHLRRAARLAAAIDEQLDPARPPHVGVAAANSISYCEALAAAALGGFVVVGLNTTRRGEALRRDAEKADCQFVLVDGSTAGLIADAGLAVATYDLDGREWAERLARHRLPAEAVVVPRSPDQQLMLIFTSGTTGEPKAVRCSHRKFAAPAVMLAQRFGLGPTDVVYLSMPLFHSNATIAGWAVALAAGASIALRPSFSARGFIDDLHRYRVTYANYVGTPLHYVLAVPPDPRDAQVALRIMYGNEATAADRAAFAERFGATVVDGFGSTEGGVSISRTPDTPADALGPLIAPVAVVDPKSLAPMPVGEVGEIVNTSGPGLFDGYYHDDEATVQRIRGGMYRTGDLGWVGEDGYVRFAGRLGDWARVDGENIGTAPIEAILLRHPAIRRAAVYGVPVEIGDELWAALVAPGLTAQEFSDFLAAQPDLGPKQWPSQVRIVDALPQTATFKTVRAALRDAGFGPDWSRCADDGRYRPSPPTGP
- a CDS encoding acyl-CoA synthetase, which codes for MAFTIADLFEHAVDLVPERVALESGGRSRTYAELEERANRLAHALIDAGVEPGDSVGLYSRNTIEAVESMLAIFKARAVMANVNYRYVEAELSHIFTDSGMKVLIHEGRYDDRVCNTLQNWDTAITHRIVVGDAGDGGDGGDAPAQVDGVAVLDYEAALQQASPERDFSLRTDDDLYMLYTGGTTGKPKGVVWRQEDVWRVLGGGIDWYSGEPVSDEWQLAKLGAEGGQLVRFPIPPFIHGGSQWAIFQSLFAGGKAVVYPDFDAQEAWRIVERHGVNVVFITGDAMGRPMIEAYENGEFDTSTLVSVASSAALFSPTIKDRYVAAFPNTVVVDAIGSSETGFGGMSVAVKGESHVGAPQVKADPETHVLREDGTPVTAGSGEVGVLARSGHVPLRYHNDPEKSAKTFVTYGGVRYSLPGDFATLEADGTITMLGRGSVSINTGGEKVFPEEVEAALKAHPDVFDVSVVGIPDERFGQRVAAVVQARDGARPPLAELGAAARAELAGYKVPRAVWFVDELKRSPAGKPDYRWAVSVTEAAPADETE
- a CDS encoding oxidoreductase, translated to MAWSIEQIGDQTGRTVVITGANGGLGEMATRVLAERGATVVMACRDTAKAELIAEGISGDVRVKPLDLANLASVRDFAARVGELDVLINNAGLMNLPLKRTADGFEMQFGVNHLGHFALTGLLLDKIGDRVVTVASIAHRQTPKLWIDDLNYEHRRYQRNLAYAQAKLANLMFARELQRRLDEVGSPLRSYAVHPGVSGTDLFTKTETPVDLVGKTFASVWGHKPSRAVESILFGATEPDADPHKYWGPTGGIGQSRGPVRSAPSSKLSQDQGLWRRLWEQSEVMTGVTYTLPRPVDLAAE